A genomic stretch from Solanum stenotomum isolate F172 chromosome 8, ASM1918654v1, whole genome shotgun sequence includes:
- the LOC125874024 gene encoding non-specific lipid-transfer protein 2-like, translated as MKRESKLVLVTMLVLMLLAESHISLAATCSPVQLSPCLGAIRSSSPPSKLCCSKIKQQKPCLCQYLKNPTLKKYVNSPGAKKVARSCGVPYPRC; from the coding sequence ATGAAGAGAGAATCAAAACTTGTGCTTGTGACAATGCTAGTGCTGATGCTTCTTGCTGAATCACACATCTCACTTGCTGCAACATGTAGCCCAGTTCAGCTGAGCCCTTGCCTAGGTGCTATCAGATCCTCATCACCACCATCTAAACTCTGCTGCAGCAAGATTAAGCAACAAAAGCCTTGTCTTTGCCAATACCTCAAGAACCCAACTCTTAAGAAGTATGTCAACTCTCCTGGTGCCAAGAAAGTCGCTCGCTCTTGCGGCGTTCCATACCCCAGGTGTtag